The Candidatus Kryptonium sp. genome contains a region encoding:
- a CDS encoding ABC transporter permease translates to MSFILKRLINSIFLSVGIATIVFFLIRLLPDVSFSDIYLNPRLSEDVIQRIKASYGLDKPILIQFLNWLKEIITGNFGFSFIYRKPVIDCIIDSLAPTLIIGIPAFIFSFGVGILIGIHSAKNQGKLTERIAHSLLLILYSLPTFWLGIILILLFSYTLGLFPPSGLHSLNFNEMSLIEKIFDTILHIFLPAITLGTAPMAAIARFTRNTMLKVLSQTYIKTAKAKGLDERIIFYRHALPNALLPVVTLLGLYLPIFFAGSVVVEEIFSIPGIGKLTVDSIFQRDYPLTVGVTLFVSFIVIVGNLISDILYSILDPRIRLK, encoded by the coding sequence ATGAGTTTCATTTTAAAGCGACTCATTAACTCTATTTTCTTGTCAGTCGGGATCGCAACGATTGTTTTTTTCTTGATAAGGCTTTTACCGGATGTTTCGTTCTCGGACATCTACTTAAATCCGAGATTATCTGAAGATGTAATCCAAAGAATAAAAGCATCATATGGACTTGATAAGCCGATATTGATTCAATTCTTAAACTGGCTTAAGGAAATCATTACTGGCAACTTTGGTTTCTCTTTTATCTATCGTAAACCCGTAATAGATTGTATAATTGACTCTTTAGCTCCGACATTAATTATAGGGATTCCCGCTTTTATTTTTAGCTTCGGGGTCGGAATTTTAATTGGGATTCACTCTGCAAAGAATCAAGGTAAGTTGACCGAGAGAATAGCTCACTCGCTTCTTCTCATACTATATTCGCTTCCCACTTTTTGGCTCGGTATAATTTTAATTCTCCTGTTTAGTTACACGCTCGGATTGTTTCCACCTTCAGGACTTCACTCCTTAAATTTCAATGAGATGAGCTTAATTGAAAAAATTTTTGATACCATTTTACACATATTTCTACCTGCTATTACGCTCGGAACTGCCCCGATGGCTGCAATCGCAAGATTTACGAGAAATACAATGTTAAAAGTCCTCTCGCAAACATACATTAAAACAGCGAAAGCAAAAGGGCTTGACGAAAGAATAATTTTTTACAGACATGCTTTACCAAACGCACTTTTACCTGTGGTAACTCTTTTGGGACTTTATCTTCCAATTTTCTTCGCTGGTTCTGTCGTCGTTGAAGAGATTTTTTCAATTCCTGGGATCGGTAAATTAACGGTTGATTCAATTTTTCAACGAGATTATCCACTTACAGTTGGGGTGACGCTTTTTGTTTCATTCATCGTTATCGTCGGAAACTTGATTTCAGATATTCTTTACTCAATTTTAGATCCAAGGATAAGGTTAAAATGA
- a CDS encoding ABC transporter substrate-binding protein: MRINHRLPFFWLILILLFFLGCRKEANKNYIVIGSTIDIDSFNPYLSTSLFSQDLLDRVYLRLAIEQEDYKTFVPLLAKRWEWSEDSTQITFYLRNDVYWTDGVKTTAYDVEFSFKAATSPEVAWLNSEDIIRNIKSVKALNETTLVVKYNYVYPYQLTDINDIWIVPKHVYEKIPFSEWRRNGYFDKNPITNGPYKIARWERGQFIELVKNEKYFDKNYPKIKRIFVKIVPNESNLLLQFLNGQIDVLPSIPPAVAEKYENNPNVKFIKYPFLAYEYIGWNQRNPLFADKRVRQALSYGINVDYIIKVILKGNAVRSTSPFPSIFWAYNDKLKPYPYDPEKAKKLLTEAGWRDSNGDGILDKVINNKKIDFKFTLITNAENQTRKEIATVIQNDLSKLGIKMEIQVFEFNTFMRYILDRNFDAVLSGWRVATKPDLTTIFHSEAIKSGHNIVSYSNPIFDKLNDSAAVLNDLSKAKVIWDKVQEIIYEDQPYTFLYEPVRINGISKRIKSETVRMNSISFLYNLHEWELK; this comes from the coding sequence ATGCGGATTAATCATCGTCTTCCGTTCTTTTGGCTCATATTAATTCTTTTGTTTTTTTTAGGCTGTAGAAAGGAGGCGAATAAAAATTACATCGTCATAGGAAGCACAATTGATATTGATTCTTTCAATCCGTATTTAAGCACCTCACTTTTCTCTCAAGATCTGCTTGATAGAGTATATCTACGGCTTGCTATTGAGCAGGAAGATTATAAAACTTTCGTCCCACTTCTTGCAAAACGCTGGGAGTGGTCTGAGGATTCAACACAAATCACATTTTACCTCCGCAATGATGTATATTGGACAGATGGAGTTAAAACAACTGCTTACGATGTTGAATTTAGCTTTAAAGCAGCGACATCACCAGAAGTTGCTTGGTTAAATTCAGAAGACATAATTAGAAACATTAAATCTGTTAAAGCACTAAATGAAACGACGCTGGTCGTTAAATACAATTATGTATATCCATATCAACTAACCGATATAAACGACATTTGGATAGTTCCAAAACATGTCTATGAAAAAATTCCTTTTTCTGAATGGAGAAGGAATGGATACTTTGATAAAAACCCGATCACAAATGGCCCATATAAAATTGCTCGCTGGGAAAGAGGTCAATTTATAGAGCTTGTGAAAAATGAAAAATACTTTGACAAAAATTACCCTAAAATCAAAAGAATTTTCGTAAAGATTGTGCCAAATGAATCAAACCTTCTCCTTCAATTTCTAAATGGCCAAATAGATGTTCTACCCTCAATCCCACCAGCTGTTGCGGAAAAGTATGAAAATAATCCAAATGTCAAGTTTATAAAATATCCATTTTTAGCTTATGAATATATCGGTTGGAACCAAAGAAACCCGCTCTTTGCAGATAAAAGGGTTCGCCAAGCATTATCTTATGGAATAAATGTTGACTATATAATCAAAGTTATACTTAAAGGAAACGCTGTTCGCTCAACTTCTCCGTTTCCATCAATTTTCTGGGCTTACAACGATAAATTAAAACCGTATCCATATGACCCCGAGAAAGCGAAAAAACTTCTAACCGAAGCTGGCTGGAGAGATTCAAATGGCGATGGAATACTTGACAAAGTGATAAACAATAAAAAAATTGATTTCAAATTCACTCTTATAACAAATGCAGAAAATCAAACCCGAAAGGAAATTGCAACGGTAATTCAAAACGATCTTTCAAAACTTGGAATAAAAATGGAAATACAAGTTTTTGAGTTCAACACATTTATGCGTTATATCCTTGACAGAAACTTTGATGCGGTTTTATCAGGTTGGAGAGTTGCAACAAAACCAGATCTCACCACGATTTTCCATTCAGAGGCAATAAAATCCGGACATAACATTGTTTCATATTCAAACCCGATATTTGACAAATTAAACGACTCAGCTGCAGTTTTGAACGATCTTTCAAAAGCTAAGGTTATATGGGATAAGGTTCAGGAGATAATTTATGAAGATCAGCCATACACTTTCCTTTACGAACCAGTGCGAATAAATGGAATAAGTAAACGAATAAAAAGCGAAACGGTGCGAATGAATAGCATAAGTTTTCTTTATAATTTGCACGAATGGGAATTAAAATAG
- the hprK gene encoding HPr(Ser) kinase/phosphatase, whose translation MFSREFKEFRKTHITVGFFYESGKELFKLSSLNGEVGFDRKITDKNIHRPGLALAGYVELFTYNRIQVFGNTEIRYLQSLPQENRIKSIQTILQFEIPCVVITNNNLLPDNLLDLFTEKEVAVFQTPLETTKLVYFISDFLDDQFAPQTVVHGDLVDVYGIGLLFVGRSGIGKSEIALDLVERGHRLVADDVVLITKKGENILIGTCNTVTKHFMEIRGLGIIDIRNMFGIRAIRYQKRVEVVVELLDWDPKEEYTRTGLDEEHISILGVEIPLIKLPIFPGKNITVIAEVIALNHLLKHYGYDSAKEFNKNIETLLKQKASTLKTEDIPIERMTKYFEHDFE comes from the coding sequence ATGTTTAGTAGGGAATTTAAAGAATTCCGAAAAACTCACATAACGGTTGGTTTTTTTTACGAATCTGGCAAGGAACTTTTCAAGCTTAGTTCCCTTAATGGTGAAGTTGGTTTTGACAGAAAAATTACGGACAAGAACATACATCGCCCTGGACTTGCGCTAGCTGGATATGTTGAGCTTTTCACATACAATAGAATTCAAGTTTTCGGAAACACTGAGATAAGGTATCTTCAAAGTTTGCCACAAGAGAACAGAATAAAATCAATTCAAACAATTCTTCAATTTGAAATTCCTTGTGTTGTTATAACTAATAACAACTTACTTCCAGACAATCTGCTTGATCTTTTCACAGAGAAAGAAGTAGCAGTTTTCCAAACGCCACTTGAAACAACGAAACTTGTATACTTCATTAGTGATTTCCTTGATGATCAATTTGCTCCTCAAACGGTTGTCCATGGCGACCTTGTTGATGTCTATGGCATAGGGCTTCTTTTCGTCGGTCGTTCTGGGATCGGGAAAAGCGAAATCGCCCTTGACCTTGTTGAAAGAGGTCATCGTCTTGTTGCAGATGATGTGGTGTTAATTACAAAAAAGGGTGAGAATATTTTAATTGGAACTTGTAATACTGTGACGAAGCATTTTATGGAAATAAGAGGGCTTGGGATAATTGATATAAGAAATATGTTTGGAATTAGAGCAATTCGCTATCAAAAGAGAGTTGAAGTCGTTGTTGAACTTCTTGATTGGGATCCGAAAGAGGAATATACGCGCACAGGGCTTGATGAAGAACATATTTCAATACTTGGAGTTGAAATTCCACTTATCAAACTCCCAATTTTTCCAGGAAAAAATATCACAGTAATTGCCGAAGTCATTGCGCTTAATCATCTTTTAAAACATTACGGATATGATTCCGCTAAGGAATTTAACAAAAATATTGAAACTCTTCTCAAGCAAAAAGCGTCTACTCTAAAAACCGAAGATATTCCAATTGAAAGAATGACGAAATACTTTGAGCACGACTTTGAATAA
- the raiA gene encoding ribosome-associated translation inhibitor RaiA, with translation MAVRITGHHVEMTEQIKNYIEKEIARLDKFFDGIIDTEVILRQDTKHNHLKEAEILIKVYEHKLTAKATDPDILKAFDKSLTKVERQLIKFKDKLKSHR, from the coding sequence ATGGCAGTCCGAATTACAGGGCATCATGTTGAAATGACAGAACAAATTAAAAATTACATTGAGAAGGAAATCGCACGACTTGACAAGTTTTTTGATGGTATAATTGATACCGAAGTTATACTCCGACAAGATACAAAGCATAATCACCTAAAAGAAGCTGAAATACTTATAAAGGTGTATGAGCATAAACTCACTGCAAAAGCTACAGATCCCGATATTCTAAAAGCATTTGATAAATCGCTTACAAAGGTAGAAAGGCAGTTGATAAAATTTAAAGACAAATTAAAATCACACAGATAA
- a CDS encoding DNA internalization-related competence protein ComEC/Rec2, whose protein sequence is MRSRPALKFSLALIVGILAQHFLKFSIETLILSLFSLAILHFTLSLLKANLLKIFSIYLIVITIGALKYLADTELQPQNSIVNFANDTAIVKIQGKLISHPEFRNNRANFIISAQKIFKANEEINVSGNVFVSIRKGKAPSDTLPALDYGDQIQIIGILREPLNSRNPDEFNFARYLKINDIEAVFLSYIQSHVKIIKEFEPRISEPIEAIRSFAYKIRSFALKVFDKLLSPQESAFAKGLVLGYRGEISKDVQEYFINTGTYHILAVSGLNVGIITLMFFVLTSFFRVDLTIRVILTLIGIIIYALITDLPPSVVRATLMASIVLIGMALERRVDIYNLLGFSALLILLFNSKQIFHPGFQLSFSAVASIVYFYPKTFKFVSKFSPSLTSGYILPITSLVIVSLSAQILTLPFTISYFNKISLISLIANVFIVPLASLSVPLGFAVVLFHPISEFIAQTFANTLWLVLNLTISIAKFFAQVPFSYIESSKEVSIYIFLLIVFFVVFLKIKFQSVMKRIIFAILIIANLYIYFAPNGVISSLTSETPYSSSNFEITVLDVGQGDAIFVQFPDGKNLLVDGGNKTFNFDPGERIIEPFLKRKGVRRIDAILVTHPHNDHIGGIPYILENFEVGMVIDNGLSYNSSIYQKYIEIIRKKGIKHITARAGNKIELTEQARIYILHPTEFFVKAKETEKNYNSGQEINNSSVVIKIQYGNNSFLLTGDAEKEAEEAMIRVYDTFLKSDWIKVGHHGSETSSSPAFVLKVKPQWAVISVGKYNKYNHPSDIVLRRYNLIGTKIHRTDEEGAGVFRSDGIKIEKVEWRN, encoded by the coding sequence GTGAGAAGCAGACCTGCTCTGAAATTTTCGCTTGCTTTGATCGTTGGAATTTTAGCTCAGCATTTTTTAAAATTTTCCATTGAAACACTTATTCTTTCACTTTTCTCACTTGCGATCCTTCACTTTACTCTTTCACTTCTGAAAGCGAACCTGCTTAAAATTTTTTCAATTTACTTAATTGTTATAACCATCGGTGCTTTGAAATACCTTGCGGATACTGAACTTCAACCGCAAAATTCAATAGTTAACTTTGCAAACGACACAGCAATTGTAAAAATACAAGGCAAACTGATTTCACATCCAGAGTTTAGAAATAACAGAGCGAACTTCATCATATCGGCTCAAAAAATTTTTAAAGCGAATGAAGAGATAAATGTTTCTGGAAATGTTTTTGTTTCAATAAGGAAAGGTAAAGCACCATCTGATACATTGCCAGCTCTTGACTACGGCGATCAAATTCAGATAATAGGAATTCTAAGAGAACCATTGAATTCAAGAAATCCAGACGAATTCAACTTTGCAAGGTATTTAAAAATAAACGATATTGAAGCAGTATTTCTTTCGTATATCCAAAGCCATGTTAAAATCATCAAAGAATTTGAACCGCGGATTTCAGAGCCGATTGAAGCGATAAGAAGCTTCGCTTACAAAATAAGAAGCTTTGCATTGAAGGTTTTTGACAAGTTATTATCGCCTCAAGAATCCGCCTTCGCAAAAGGATTAGTTCTCGGATATAGAGGTGAAATTTCAAAAGATGTCCAAGAGTATTTCATCAATACGGGAACATATCATATCCTTGCTGTCTCGGGATTAAATGTTGGTATAATAACCTTGATGTTTTTTGTGCTAACAAGTTTTTTCAGAGTTGACTTGACAATTAGAGTTATTTTAACACTTATCGGAATCATAATTTACGCCTTGATCACCGATCTACCACCTTCGGTCGTTAGAGCAACTCTAATGGCATCTATTGTGTTAATTGGGATGGCTCTTGAGAGAAGAGTTGACATTTACAATTTGCTTGGTTTCTCAGCCTTGCTTATTCTCTTGTTCAATTCAAAGCAAATTTTTCATCCTGGTTTCCAACTTTCCTTTTCTGCTGTCGCTTCAATTGTTTATTTTTATCCAAAAACTTTTAAATTTGTTTCAAAATTTTCTCCATCTCTAACGAGTGGATATATTCTTCCGATCACATCTCTTGTGATCGTTTCACTTAGTGCACAAATTTTAACACTGCCTTTTACAATTTCATATTTTAATAAAATCTCGCTGATCTCTCTTATTGCGAATGTTTTCATCGTTCCGCTCGCAAGTTTATCTGTCCCACTTGGTTTCGCAGTTGTATTGTTTCATCCTATTTCGGAATTTATCGCGCAAACTTTCGCAAATACTTTATGGCTTGTTTTGAACCTAACGATATCTATAGCTAAATTTTTTGCTCAAGTTCCATTTTCTTATATTGAATCAAGCAAAGAAGTTTCAATATACATTTTCCTGCTTATCGTCTTTTTCGTCGTTTTTCTAAAAATAAAATTCCAAAGTGTAATGAAACGAATAATTTTTGCGATTCTGATCATTGCGAACCTTTATATTTACTTTGCTCCCAACGGCGTTATTTCAAGCTTGACCAGTGAAACTCCTTATTCAAGTTCAAATTTTGAAATAACCGTTCTTGATGTCGGACAAGGTGATGCTATCTTTGTTCAATTCCCTGATGGGAAGAATTTACTGGTCGACGGCGGAAACAAAACCTTTAATTTTGATCCAGGTGAGAGAATTATTGAGCCATTTTTGAAGAGAAAAGGCGTAAGAAGAATTGATGCCATTCTCGTAACACATCCACACAACGATCACATCGGTGGAATTCCATATATACTTGAAAATTTTGAGGTCGGAATGGTGATAGACAACGGGTTGAGTTACAATTCCTCAATCTACCAAAAATATATTGAGATAATTAGAAAAAAGGGAATAAAACACATAACCGCAAGAGCCGGAAACAAAATTGAACTAACCGAGCAAGCCAGAATTTACATCCTTCATCCAACCGAATTTTTTGTCAAAGCTAAAGAAACGGAGAAAAATTATAATTCTGGACAAGAGATTAATAATTCATCTGTCGTGATAAAAATTCAATATGGCAACAATTCATTTCTTTTAACAGGGGACGCTGAAAAGGAAGCAGAAGAAGCAATGATAAGGGTTTATGATACATTCTTAAAAAGCGACTGGATAAAGGTTGGACACCATGGTAGCGAAACGAGCAGTTCGCCAGCGTTCGTTTTAAAAGTTAAACCGCAATGGGCAGTTATCTCTGTTGGGAAATATAACAAATATAATCATCCATCGGACATAGTTTTAAGAAGATATAATCTAATTGGCACAAAGATTCACCGAACGGATGAGGAGGGAGCGGGCGTCTTCAGATCAGACGGGATAAAAATTGAAAAGGTTGAATGGAGGAACTAA
- a CDS encoding DUF481 domain-containing protein, which yields MHKKLVLFFLIFSTTLFSMDEPNQIVKTKPRPLQIQTTLGFTLTAGNSDTRILTFDSNIQKPFERFIYYTRFNIAYGTSKYGNGPRIETTNNWTISTRLDWFTSDKRKNYLFISTGLSGNKFRGYWSRRNAQLGAGYNFFYDVDTLKLNFGLGVDYSKDNLVIKGSADDEIFFALLKPEFEIIINKNIKFGNNANCFVDFQELKNYRINSQTYLNLKVTTRLAINLNFNLNYDNKPRMIPEIGDNGKPTGKFILAKPADKIFNIGISVTV from the coding sequence ATGCATAAAAAACTCGTTCTTTTCTTTTTAATCTTTTCAACCACTCTTTTCTCAATGGACGAACCTAACCAAATTGTGAAAACAAAACCACGACCGCTTCAAATCCAAACAACTCTCGGATTTACACTTACAGCTGGAAACTCAGACACGAGGATTTTAACATTTGACTCAAACATTCAAAAGCCATTTGAAAGATTTATCTACTACACAAGATTTAACATCGCATATGGGACATCAAAATACGGAAATGGTCCACGAATAGAGACAACAAACAATTGGACTATATCAACCCGACTTGATTGGTTCACATCGGATAAAAGAAAAAATTATCTTTTTATTTCAACCGGCTTGTCAGGAAATAAATTTCGCGGATACTGGTCAAGACGAAATGCACAACTTGGCGCAGGCTATAATTTCTTCTACGATGTTGATACACTAAAATTAAATTTTGGTCTCGGGGTTGACTACTCAAAAGATAACCTCGTCATTAAAGGAAGTGCCGACGACGAGATTTTTTTCGCTCTTCTAAAACCCGAATTTGAGATAATAATCAACAAGAACATAAAATTCGGAAACAACGCTAATTGCTTCGTTGATTTTCAAGAGCTCAAAAACTACAGGATAAATTCGCAAACATACCTAAACTTAAAAGTGACAACGCGACTTGCGATAAACCTAAACTTTAACCTTAACTACGATAACAAGCCGAGAATGATCCCTGAAATTGGGGATAACGGTAAACCGACTGGTAAATTTATACTTGCAAAACCAGCAGATAAAATTTTTAATATAGGAATTTCCGTTACCGTGTGA
- the ftsH gene encoding ATP-dependent zinc metalloprotease FtsH, producing the protein MKKQTQFSIVYYIAAVIILILLQYFILHPPLKEISYKEFKDRLSKNEIESVQIGNEKIVVTLKKEIAESQKIPRVVEVVKLPDENLLKELQERGVDYRGVIQSNWGRDLLLNWILPIAFFVLLWVILIRRFSPSQNVMTFGKSKAKIYAADEKNKVTFNDVAGLDEVIEEVREIVDFLKNPKKYQRLGAKIPKGVLLVGPPGTGKTLLARAIAGEAGVPFFYLSGSDFVEMFVGVGAARVRDLFAQAKEKAPCIIFIDEIDAIGKTRARGVVYGGVDERENTLNQLLVEMDGFDSGIGVIIMAATNRPDVLDPALLRPGRFDRQIVLNRPDLKGRIEIFKVHTRNLKLADDVDFETLAAQTPGFAGAEIANVCNEAALLAARRGKDKIEMSDFQEAIERVIAGLEKRSKVISEKEKKIVAYHESGHAIVGYYIPGADVVQKVSIVPRSIGALGYTLRTPTEERYLLTKEELLGKIAGILGGRAAEEIVFGQISTGAHDDLKKATELARLMVTTYGMSEKIGHLSLAEIEEMDFLSRTPFSRSYSEETAKLIDEEVKKIIDQSYKKALEVLTTHRDKLDKLANRLLEKEVIDRKELEEILNQN; encoded by the coding sequence ATGAAAAAGCAGACACAATTTTCAATAGTATATTACATTGCCGCGGTGATAATTCTGATATTGCTTCAATACTTCATTCTTCATCCGCCTTTGAAAGAAATATCGTATAAAGAATTCAAAGATCGTTTGTCAAAGAACGAGATAGAGTCAGTCCAAATAGGAAATGAAAAAATTGTCGTGACATTAAAAAAGGAAATCGCAGAATCTCAAAAAATTCCAAGGGTCGTTGAAGTTGTAAAATTACCTGATGAAAATTTGTTAAAGGAATTGCAAGAACGAGGAGTTGATTACCGCGGGGTAATTCAAAGTAATTGGGGTAGGGATCTACTGCTTAACTGGATATTGCCGATAGCGTTCTTCGTCCTTCTTTGGGTTATACTAATTCGCAGATTTTCACCTTCTCAAAATGTAATGACATTTGGCAAAAGCAAAGCAAAAATATATGCTGCTGATGAAAAAAATAAAGTCACATTTAACGATGTAGCTGGTTTAGATGAGGTCATTGAGGAAGTCAGAGAAATTGTTGACTTTTTGAAGAATCCGAAAAAATATCAGCGCCTCGGAGCGAAAATTCCAAAAGGTGTACTTCTCGTCGGTCCGCCTGGAACTGGGAAAACTCTCCTGGCAAGAGCAATTGCTGGTGAAGCGGGAGTCCCGTTTTTCTATTTAAGTGGTTCTGACTTTGTTGAGATGTTTGTAGGAGTAGGTGCCGCAAGAGTTCGTGATCTTTTCGCACAAGCTAAAGAAAAAGCACCTTGCATAATTTTTATTGACGAGATTGATGCAATCGGAAAAACGAGAGCAAGAGGAGTTGTTTATGGAGGTGTTGACGAAAGAGAAAACACCCTCAATCAATTGTTGGTGGAAATGGACGGCTTTGACTCCGGAATTGGTGTTATAATAATGGCAGCAACTAATAGACCTGATGTACTTGATCCAGCTCTTTTAAGACCCGGACGATTTGATAGGCAAATAGTTTTAAACAGACCGGATTTGAAGGGAAGAATAGAAATTTTTAAAGTCCACACACGAAATCTTAAACTTGCAGACGATGTTGACTTTGAAACGCTTGCTGCACAAACACCAGGCTTTGCAGGCGCTGAAATCGCAAATGTCTGCAACGAAGCAGCACTTCTTGCAGCAAGACGAGGTAAAGATAAAATTGAAATGTCTGATTTTCAAGAAGCAATTGAACGAGTAATCGCCGGGCTTGAGAAAAGAAGCAAAGTCATAAGTGAAAAAGAGAAAAAAATTGTCGCATATCACGAATCTGGACATGCAATAGTCGGATACTACATACCTGGTGCTGATGTCGTACAAAAAGTTTCAATCGTGCCTCGTAGCATCGGCGCACTCGGTTATACTTTGAGAACCCCAACTGAAGAAAGGTATCTCCTTACAAAGGAAGAACTACTCGGAAAAATTGCTGGAATTTTAGGTGGAAGAGCCGCGGAAGAGATTGTATTTGGTCAAATCTCTACCGGCGCACACGATGATCTTAAAAAAGCAACGGAACTTGCACGACTTATGGTGACAACCTACGGAATGAGCGAGAAAATCGGACATTTGTCGCTTGCGGAAATTGAGGAAATGGATTTTCTAAGCAGAACCCCGTTTTCAAGATCATACAGCGAAGAAACAGCAAAACTTATAGACGAAGAAGTTAAAAAAATCATTGACCAAAGCTATAAAAAAGCACTTGAAGTTTTAACCACACACAGAGACAAACTTGATAAACTTGCAAACCGCCTGCTTGAAAAAGAAGTGATTGATAGAAAAGAACTTGAGGAAATTTTAAACCAAAATTAA
- a CDS encoding metallopeptidase family protein — MTIDEFEKIIEETIESLPQQIKQKLDNVVFIVQDYPDEEELKMTRSNKYNLLGLYTGVPLSKRGINYGMYPVTPDRIFIFKANIERICKDENELRKKIREVVLHEIGHYLGMSESEVRKALKKK; from the coding sequence ATGACGATTGATGAATTTGAAAAAATAATTGAAGAAACAATTGAAAGCTTGCCCCAACAAATAAAACAAAAACTTGACAATGTCGTATTCATAGTCCAAGATTACCCAGATGAAGAAGAACTGAAAATGACAAGATCAAACAAATATAATCTACTTGGACTTTACACAGGAGTCCCGCTATCAAAGAGAGGAATAAATTACGGAATGTATCCAGTGACACCAGATAGAATTTTTATTTTCAAAGCAAATATCGAGAGAATATGTAAAGACGAGAATGAGTTGAGAAAGAAGATAAGAGAGGTTGTGCTTCACGAGATCGGACATTACCTTGGAATGAGCGAATCGGAAGTTAGAAAAGCCCTGAAGAAAAAATAA
- the dapF gene encoding diaminopimelate epimerase, producing MKIKFYKMTGAGNDFIMFDNRNGLIKNPPKLAQWVCDRHFGVGADGIILIEKSKTSDFKMVYFNSDGSFGGMCGNGGRCIAKLAYEMGIAKKETTFEANGKFYKAEILSNDRVKLYLPAPKTRKLNLKLKLGKKFFKAHFIDTGAPHLVVFTDENKIRNIEKININTLGRKLRFHPYFENGTNVNFVSIIDENTIRMRTYERGVEGETLACGTGSVASALISSEIKNLTPPIKVKATSGEILTVGWNIDKKFVYLEGTAKIICEGTINYDD from the coding sequence ATGAAGATTAAATTCTACAAAATGACAGGCGCTGGCAACGACTTTATTATGTTTGACAATCGCAATGGCTTGATAAAAAATCCACCTAAGCTTGCGCAATGGGTTTGCGACAGACATTTCGGAGTCGGTGCAGATGGTATAATTCTGATTGAAAAAAGCAAAACAAGCGATTTTAAAATGGTGTATTTTAACTCAGACGGGAGCTTCGGTGGAATGTGTGGGAATGGCGGTAGATGTATTGCGAAACTTGCATATGAAATGGGAATCGCTAAAAAGGAAACGACTTTTGAAGCAAACGGAAAATTTTACAAAGCAGAAATACTTTCAAACGATAGAGTCAAACTTTACCTACCTGCGCCGAAAACCAGAAAGCTCAATCTTAAACTTAAACTTGGGAAAAAATTTTTCAAAGCCCATTTCATTGACACTGGGGCACCTCATCTTGTCGTTTTCACCGACGAAAACAAAATAAGAAACATTGAAAAAATCAATATAAACACTCTTGGACGAAAGCTTCGCTTCCATCCATATTTTGAGAATGGAACGAATGTTAATTTCGTCTCAATAATTGATGAAAACACGATACGGATGAGAACATATGAACGCGGAGTTGAAGGGGAAACTTTAGCGTGTGGAACTGGTTCCGTCGCCAGCGCACTAATATCATCAGAGATTAAAAATTTGACGCCACCAATTAAAGTAAAAGCAACAAGCGGTGAAATTCTAACTGTCGGCTGGAATATAGATAAAAAGTTTGTTTATCTTGAAGGAACTGCGAAAATTATTTGTGAAGGGACTATAAACTATGACGATTGA